In one window of Gossypium arboreum isolate Shixiya-1 chromosome 4, ASM2569848v2, whole genome shotgun sequence DNA:
- the LOC108465913 gene encoding NAC domain-containing protein 104-like isoform X1, with amino-acid sequence MEMEDGRRVNHLPPGFRFCPTDEELVLHFLYPKSLRLPCYSNIIPELDLHRLHPWELDGKALMSGKRYFFFSQKMENRVLENGYWKQLEMEEPIFSGGSGKVGVKKLFEFYIGGAPFGMKTNWVMQEYHLCNWGSAFSSHYPKTKGIRKLDSNKWVLCKVEEHKGNAQSFNYSDEDGSELSCLDEMFLSLDDDLDDISSSHFL; translated from the exons ATGGAAATGGAAGATGGCCGCCGTGTCAACCACCTCCCTCCAGGCTTTCGATTTTGCCCTACCGACGAAGAACTTGTTCTTCACTTTCTCTACCCCAAGTCTCTCCGTTTACCTTGCTATTCCAACATCATTCCTGAACTTGATCTTCATCGGCTTCACCCTTGGGAACTAGATG GGAAGGCGTTGATGAGCGGTAAACGGTACTTCTTCTTTAGCCAAAAGATGGAAAATCGGGTCCTGGAAAATGGGTATTGGAAGCAATTAGAGATGGAGGAGCCAATCTTCAGTGGTGGTTCAGGGAAAGTTGGGGTGAAGAAACTCTTTGAATTCTACATTGGTGGGGCTCCATTTGGTATGAAAACAAATTGGGTGATGCAAGAGTACCATCTTTGTAATTGGGGCTCAGCTTTTTCATCACACTACCCTAAAACAAAAGGAATCAGAAAACTG GATTCTAATAAGTGGGTTCTATGTAAAGTTGAAGAGCATAAGGGCAATGCTCAGAGCTTCAACTACAGTGATGAAGATGGAAGTGAGCTATCATGCCTTGATGAAATGTTCTTGTCATTGGATGATGATCTTGATGATATATCTTCCTCCCATTtcttgtga
- the LOC108465913 gene encoding NAC domain-containing protein 104-like isoform X2, producing MEMEDGRRVNHLPPGFRFCPTDEELVLHFLYPKSLRLPCYSNIIPELDLHRLHPWELDGKALMSGKRYFFFSQKMENRVLENGYWKQLEMEEPIFSGGSGKVGVKKLFEFYIGGAPFGMKTNWVMQEYHLCNWGSAFSSHYPKTKGIRKLKRPNGGRSIFRWRG from the exons ATGGAAATGGAAGATGGCCGCCGTGTCAACCACCTCCCTCCAGGCTTTCGATTTTGCCCTACCGACGAAGAACTTGTTCTTCACTTTCTCTACCCCAAGTCTCTCCGTTTACCTTGCTATTCCAACATCATTCCTGAACTTGATCTTCATCGGCTTCACCCTTGGGAACTAGATG GGAAGGCGTTGATGAGCGGTAAACGGTACTTCTTCTTTAGCCAAAAGATGGAAAATCGGGTCCTGGAAAATGGGTATTGGAAGCAATTAGAGATGGAGGAGCCAATCTTCAGTGGTGGTTCAGGGAAAGTTGGGGTGAAGAAACTCTTTGAATTCTACATTGGTGGGGCTCCATTTGGTATGAAAACAAATTGGGTGATGCAAGAGTACCATCTTTGTAATTGGGGCTCAGCTTTTTCATCACACTACCCTAAAACAAAAGGAATCAGAAAACTG AAGCGACCAAATGGAGGCAGATCTATTTTCCGGTGGAGAGGGTAG